The following proteins come from a genomic window of SAR324 cluster bacterium:
- a CDS encoding TetR/AcrR family transcriptional regulator: MTTLIGNDSKNKKARSSGYKTKRGNQRRDALLNATKEMIALEDISEISFVSIAKKAEVPLPSIYHYFKNLESLIVMIVEELGQELLDNLKLIKAKEFQSSEERIHFLLDENIKFLNEHPIAQKVFYAPSLPDSAKAIDEKLMLEMSELFFWSVRSELKRGKEEFFERFLVAVQIFDAIAKHEISNKTKISVRATEDIRKIVTSYLLNWNSID; encoded by the coding sequence ATGACAACTCTGATAGGAAATGATTCGAAGAATAAGAAAGCTAGGAGTAGTGGCTACAAGACAAAACGAGGGAACCAGCGGAGAGACGCATTACTCAATGCGACGAAAGAGATGATAGCGCTTGAGGATATTTCAGAAATTTCTTTTGTTAGCATAGCGAAAAAAGCTGAAGTCCCACTACCTTCTATTTATCACTATTTTAAAAACTTAGAATCTTTGATTGTGATGATAGTGGAGGAGTTAGGGCAAGAATTACTAGATAATCTAAAACTTATAAAAGCAAAAGAATTTCAATCTTCTGAAGAAAGAATTCATTTCCTGTTAGACGAAAATATTAAATTCTTAAACGAACATCCTATTGCCCAAAAGGTTTTCTACGCACCTAGTCTCCCAGATAGTGCGAAAGCTATTGATGAGAAATTAATGTTGGAGATGTCAGAGCTATTTTTTTGGAGTGTTCGTAGCGAACTGAAAAGGGGTAAGGAGGAGTTTTTTGAAAGATTTTTAGTGGCTGTTCAAATATTTGATGCAATTGCCAAGCATGAGATTTCAAACAAAACCAAAATTTCAGTCAGAGCCACAGAGGATATTAGAAAAATTGTTACGTCTTACCTTCTGAACTGGAATTCCATAGATTAA
- a CDS encoding heparin lyase I family protein — translation MKLIQLILLFILAGCAGGGSEGEGEKGVISQISDNATFVVANELEAQLIAANFDSIFATAVKNGAIEASSQEPNDLLYVIPAAFEGAYDVITNAGLDEEQQAKAFDVIIESLLANAVGMDSTDSGALTARIDTVSDQVQITSDADGQFSVTTSNKNLRILGTAEDYSGVRGVLLADIYGVSDLDTSKAVSYQWLSDGNAISGATGKTLDMGDFFSSVQYKDITVRLTYTNTSGQQTSITSAVMPYEGFRIVANAEDGRNEWSGETASVEVNNSVNPYPLKESYSKNGTSSTSGTSAGSAHNITAVRAVDEGITAREGENVIRIYADGSKSNRSELAHLNNETTFKSGEDYYFSGSFYASRKEWDPIVAGGSTVITQLKQYGGGDPNFELRLSNNGDYKMTWRAVPHDLSNYQEMGYAIPDAWNDVKIYAKHSQGSDGIFQVWLNSEKVIDYSGATMYRSAEGYLKFGMYTEIYDERVIYWDAIDISDHLTKDFNTWLNSGDNLPSITINGISDNQQFAKSNIIVVSGTANDPPGDQLGSAGGIQSVELFAGNTRLQSTTEASFSFSGLNLSDGQHTLRVVATDTDGNEAEETVTIWIGNRAPQVSIDSSTYLLGSFNTQSSINLSTTASDPDGSIVKVEFLANGQLIGTASQGSSDQYTLSWKPTTAGAYSIQARATDNQGAITLSDSKVALFDSSITSTTLSAIQDVTIFQNSTRTGNWSETEIYGSESSPKIALVEFNLSDISSAKYIQSASFRPYVIKLQNSPGTFSIYAVGTESWSQTSVNWYSKPSKGKLIDTITIGATGSYANFDVTEALQIAVDAGQSKVTLWIEDSEQEQQRFDFASENNGSYNKPAQLIVESATTALPDPVEGSNQLNTTPDTSAPTFVSAANSSVRILGSAEYPSRMVYGHRAQDTGGRIKVDLTSLEALDPNGGISYQWFTDGVEIPGATSQELITTDYTDYTDEADLHVQINYTKLDGSSETVKSPLFNYYDWRTQTGAEENTLIGDNPTPFWETYSYNKDSSNHGKNGDLFTDSEIHSIEPVLASVAGIEPGNGAYVIKIRADGREYGSRKLQSYSKRSELGSRDWNTRIREDSEVFYSASIYFPSEYWDQKTKYSTIIMQHKQYVGGQPNFSIRMSNTGDYKLFVQSKYHLAKKKHNSYHIATLKPDHWHDLRVHLKPGDKRSGFLNIYLDGERIFEYEGKTLTKAWMTVS, via the coding sequence ATGAAGTTGATACAATTGATATTGTTATTTATTTTAGCAGGTTGTGCTGGTGGAGGCAGTGAAGGAGAGGGAGAAAAGGGTGTTATTTCCCAAATATCGGATAATGCGACCTTTGTAGTTGCCAATGAACTCGAGGCTCAACTAATTGCTGCCAACTTTGATTCAATTTTCGCAACTGCCGTGAAAAATGGAGCCATAGAAGCATCATCCCAAGAGCCGAATGACTTGCTCTATGTGATTCCAGCAGCGTTTGAAGGCGCTTACGATGTGATCACCAATGCAGGATTGGATGAGGAACAGCAGGCAAAAGCTTTTGATGTAATTATTGAGTCTTTGTTGGCCAATGCCGTAGGTATGGACTCCACAGATAGTGGTGCTTTGACAGCCAGAATTGATACTGTATCGGATCAGGTGCAAATAACTTCTGATGCTGATGGCCAGTTCTCTGTAACAACATCCAATAAGAATCTACGGATCCTAGGAACAGCAGAAGATTACAGCGGGGTTAGGGGGGTATTACTCGCCGATATCTATGGTGTCTCGGACCTCGATACATCCAAAGCAGTTAGCTATCAATGGCTTTCAGATGGCAATGCTATTTCTGGAGCTACCGGCAAAACGCTGGACATGGGGGATTTTTTCAGTTCTGTCCAGTACAAAGACATTACCGTTCGACTGACATACACCAACACATCAGGTCAACAAACTTCGATCACATCCGCAGTAATGCCTTACGAGGGCTTCCGAATCGTCGCCAATGCTGAAGATGGCAGAAACGAATGGTCGGGTGAAACCGCCTCAGTCGAAGTCAACAATTCGGTCAATCCCTATCCCTTGAAGGAAAGCTACTCCAAAAACGGCACAAGTAGCACAAGTGGAACGAGCGCTGGGAGCGCTCACAACATCACAGCTGTTAGAGCAGTCGACGAAGGGATCACAGCCCGAGAGGGCGAGAATGTCATTCGCATTTATGCGGATGGCAGCAAAAGTAATCGCTCAGAGCTAGCCCACCTCAATAATGAGACAACCTTTAAGTCGGGTGAGGACTACTACTTCTCCGGAAGCTTCTACGCCTCAAGAAAGGAGTGGGATCCAATAGTAGCTGGTGGATCGACAGTTATCACCCAGCTCAAGCAATACGGAGGTGGAGATCCTAACTTTGAGCTGCGCCTGAGCAACAATGGTGACTACAAAATGACCTGGCGGGCCGTTCCCCATGACCTTAGCAACTACCAAGAGATGGGATACGCCATCCCTGATGCATGGAATGATGTGAAGATCTATGCCAAACACTCACAAGGCAGTGATGGTATTTTTCAAGTTTGGCTGAACAGTGAAAAGGTCATCGATTACAGCGGCGCCACGATGTATCGCTCCGCCGAAGGCTATCTCAAGTTCGGGATGTACACAGAGATTTACGACGAACGTGTCATCTATTGGGATGCGATTGATATTTCCGATCATCTGACAAAGGACTTCAACACGTGGCTCAACTCCGGTGACAATCTCCCAAGCATCACAATCAACGGAATCAGTGACAACCAACAATTTGCTAAAAGCAATATTATTGTTGTAAGTGGCACTGCCAACGACCCTCCTGGAGATCAACTCGGCAGCGCTGGAGGAATCCAATCTGTTGAATTATTTGCTGGTAACACCCGACTTCAATCCACAACAGAAGCCAGCTTTAGCTTTTCTGGTCTTAATCTTAGCGACGGTCAGCACACTCTGCGTGTGGTGGCCACAGATACGGACGGTAATGAAGCTGAGGAAACCGTTACGATTTGGATTGGCAACAGGGCGCCACAAGTTTCAATTGACTCCAGCACCTATCTTCTGGGCTCTTTCAACACTCAATCAAGCATCAATCTGTCAACAACTGCTTCTGATCCTGATGGAAGTATCGTCAAGGTTGAATTCTTAGCGAACGGCCAACTGATCGGAACTGCCAGTCAAGGCAGCAGTGATCAATACACCCTCAGTTGGAAGCCAACGACCGCAGGTGCGTATTCCATCCAAGCAAGAGCAACAGATAATCAGGGCGCCATTACCCTTTCAGATTCAAAAGTGGCTCTTTTTGACAGCAGCATCACGAGCACCACCCTTAGCGCGATTCAGGATGTAACGATCTTTCAAAACTCCACCAGAACTGGAAATTGGTCGGAGACAGAAATCTATGGCAGCGAATCATCACCAAAAATTGCTCTGGTTGAATTTAATTTAAGCGACATCAGCTCCGCTAAATACATTCAATCGGCATCGTTTCGTCCTTACGTCATCAAACTCCAAAACTCACCGGGAACGTTCTCAATTTATGCGGTGGGAACTGAAAGTTGGAGCCAAACCTCGGTGAATTGGTACAGCAAACCCAGCAAAGGAAAGCTGATTGACACCATCACTATCGGTGCAACAGGGAGCTATGCAAACTTTGATGTCACAGAAGCCTTGCAAATTGCTGTCGATGCCGGCCAAAGCAAAGTCACACTCTGGATCGAAGACAGTGAGCAAGAACAACAGCGCTTTGACTTTGCCAGTGAAAACAATGGTTCCTACAACAAACCAGCACAATTAATTGTAGAGAGCGCAACGACAGCCCTGCCTGATCCTGTTGAAGGAAGTAATCAGCTCAATACAACACCAGATACAAGTGCGCCCACCTTTGTCTCTGCTGCAAATTCGTCTGTGAGAATACTGGGTAGCGCGGAGTATCCATCTCGGATGGTGTACGGTCATCGAGCTCAGGATACAGGTGGTCGGATCAAGGTGGATCTGACTTCGCTGGAAGCTTTGGATCCTAACGGAGGTATTTCTTATCAATGGTTTACAGATGGAGTAGAGATTCCAGGCGCAACATCCCAAGAACTAATCACTACAGATTACACTGACTATACTGATGAAGCCGACCTTCATGTACAGATCAACTATACCAAGCTTGATGGAAGTAGTGAGACAGTAAAATCCCCTCTATTTAATTACTACGACTGGAGAACACAGACAGGAGCGGAAGAGAACACCTTAATCGGAGATAATCCGACACCATTTTGGGAGACCTATAGCTACAACAAGGACAGCAGTAATCACGGCAAGAATGGAGATCTTTTCACAGACAGTGAGATTCACAGTATTGAACCAGTGCTAGCCAGTGTAGCTGGCATTGAGCCTGGAAATGGAGCGTACGTAATAAAAATTCGAGCTGATGGCAGAGAATATGGTTCAAGAAAGCTTCAGAGTTATAGCAAACGCTCTGAGCTAGGGAGTCGAGATTGGAACACCCGAATCAGAGAAGATTCTGAAGTTTTCTACTCAGCGAGCATCTATTTCCCGAGCGAGTACTGGGACCAAAAGACCAAGTATTCAACGATCATTATGCAACATAAGCAGTATGTTGGTGGTCAGCCTAATTTTTCGATTAGAATGAGTAACACTGGTGACTACAAACTGTTTGTGCAGAGCAAGTATCATCTCGCTAAGAAAAAACATAATTCCTACCATATTGCGACCCTCAAACCAGACCATTGGCATGACCTGAGAGTACATTTGAAGCCAGGAGATAAGAGGTCAGGTTTTCTCAATATTTATTTGGATGGTGAACGAATCTTTGAATATGAAGGAAAAACTCTGACAAAAGCCTGGATGACAGTTTCCTGA
- a CDS encoding M81 family metallopeptidase, which translates to MRVGILCLMQESNTFLNQPTKLHHFAEDLLLVGEEIREQLANTHHEVAGFFTGLEKGGLEALPLFAARAIPYGTIQKEVFDQLLEKMFKQVEQAGPLDGYLVAPHGATVSEQPRDADGHWLKQLRERVGSKVPIIGTLDLHANLSSQMVASTNALIAYRTNPHLDQYARGLEAAELMSKTLLSEVEPVQRAAFLPLVMNIEKQCTDLSPCKELYELSAQLRKKKGLLSLSILQGYPYADVDEMGTSILAVSDKTSLVAEQTLAELSNYLWEHRADFNGTGVPIDQAIDSLKDDSSSTCLLDMGDNVGGGSPADGTLIAQALLSQRVRDSFVCLYDPEAVCQAEDAGLGSELKLAMGGKTDQLHGEPLIASVEVIGIYPGKFEEPLARHGGFTHFDQGLSAVVRSRAGLTILLTSKRMAPYSLEQLRSCGLDPGSFSVLIAKGVNAPIAAYEEVCSRFIRVDTPGVTASSLSHFYYHHRRRPMFPFERDFEWSFAR; encoded by the coding sequence ATGCGTGTTGGCATTTTGTGCCTGATGCAGGAATCAAATACCTTCCTGAATCAACCGACTAAGCTTCATCACTTTGCAGAAGATCTTTTGCTGGTAGGTGAGGAAATTCGAGAGCAGCTGGCGAATACTCACCACGAGGTCGCAGGATTTTTTACAGGCCTGGAAAAAGGAGGGTTGGAGGCGCTGCCACTCTTTGCGGCTCGGGCGATTCCATATGGAACGATCCAAAAGGAAGTTTTTGATCAGTTGCTTGAAAAAATGTTCAAGCAGGTGGAGCAGGCTGGTCCATTGGATGGTTACCTGGTCGCTCCTCATGGGGCGACTGTCAGTGAACAGCCTCGAGATGCTGATGGTCATTGGCTGAAGCAGCTTCGGGAAAGAGTAGGATCAAAAGTCCCCATCATCGGCACGCTGGATCTACACGCAAATCTCTCATCACAGATGGTCGCATCCACGAATGCTTTAATAGCCTATCGGACGAATCCCCATCTTGATCAATATGCACGTGGATTGGAAGCTGCTGAGTTGATGAGCAAGACTCTGCTAAGTGAAGTGGAGCCTGTTCAGCGAGCTGCCTTCTTGCCCCTCGTGATGAATATTGAAAAGCAGTGTACAGATTTGTCTCCCTGCAAAGAACTCTACGAGCTTTCAGCACAGCTACGTAAGAAGAAGGGACTGCTATCGTTAAGCATACTGCAGGGCTATCCCTATGCAGATGTAGATGAGATGGGAACCTCAATCCTGGCAGTCAGCGACAAAACTTCTCTGGTTGCTGAGCAGACCTTGGCGGAGTTGTCCAATTATCTTTGGGAACATCGAGCTGATTTTAATGGGACTGGTGTGCCAATTGATCAGGCGATTGATTCGTTGAAGGACGACTCCAGTTCAACCTGCTTACTGGACATGGGTGATAACGTGGGAGGTGGCTCGCCTGCGGATGGAACGCTGATCGCGCAAGCATTATTGAGTCAAAGAGTTCGAGATTCCTTTGTCTGTCTTTATGACCCAGAAGCCGTGTGTCAAGCTGAGGATGCAGGACTAGGCTCTGAACTGAAGCTGGCAATGGGTGGAAAAACAGATCAACTTCATGGAGAACCGTTGATTGCTAGCGTGGAAGTCATTGGAATTTATCCAGGAAAGTTTGAAGAACCCCTAGCCCGTCATGGTGGTTTTACACATTTTGATCAGGGATTGAGCGCGGTCGTTCGCTCTAGGGCAGGACTGACCATTCTGCTGACCAGCAAACGGATGGCACCCTACAGTTTGGAACAATTACGTAGTTGTGGACTTGATCCAGGAAGCTTCAGTGTCCTGATTGCCAAGGGCGTAAACGCTCCGATTGCTGCGTATGAGGAAGTGTGCTCCCGCTTTATTAGAGTCGATACTCCAGGAGTGACAGCTTCTAGCTTGAGTCACTTTTACTATCATCATCGGCGGAGACCGATGTTCCCTTTTGAAAGGGATTTTGAATGGTCATTTGCAAGATAG